In the genome of Quercus robur chromosome 3, dhQueRobu3.1, whole genome shotgun sequence, one region contains:
- the LOC126719507 gene encoding uncharacterized protein LOC126719507, protein MEELTKTWNNLTLSECEGSNFHITEEQAKTEFTLAAKFLTKRALNIDAIAKTFTPIWRSKNGFKIKKESDHVVLFTFDEKSEIDKIMATEPWSFDKRLMVLQRYEKDTDLEDMVFSKVTFWVQVHDLPIRFRTRKIVEQLCEVVGKVHVETDEAETEGENFLRVQVTIDVSKPLRRGRVISLDNGKELWVPFKYERLPSLCFWCGCLTHDDRDCRRWIESEGSHTPES, encoded by the coding sequence ATGGAAGAGCTCACGAAAACTTGGAACAACCTAACCCTCTCAGAATGCGAAGGATCTAACTTCCATATCACGGAGGAACAAGCAAAGACTGAGTTTACTCTAGCAGCTAAGTTCTTGACAAAGCGAGCTCTCAACATAGATGCCATAGCTAAGACTTTCACACCCATTTGGAGATCGAAAAAtggtttcaaaataaaaaaggagagtGACCATGTGGTTTTGTTTACGTTTGACGAAAAGAGTGAAATAGATAAAATTATGGCAACAGAGCCATGGAGCTTCGACAAACGTTTAATGGTATTGCAACGATACGAGAAGGATACAGACTTGGAAGATATGGTGTTTAGTAAGGTAACATTTTGGGTGCAAGTACATGACCTTCCAATCAGATTTCGGACAAGGAAGATTGTTGAACAACTGTGTGAAGTGGTAGGAAAGGTGCATGTGGAAACTGATGAAGCTGAAACAGAGGGTGAAAACTTCTTGAGAGTCCAAGTGACTATCGATGTCTCTAAACCTCTGCGTAGGGGGCGAGTTATATCTCTTGATAATGGTAAAGAACTGTGGGTGCCTTTCAAATACGAAAGACTTCCAAGTCTCTGTTTCTGGTGTGGCTGTTTGACACATGATGACCGTGACTGCAGACGCTGGATTGAAAGTGAAGGCAGCCATACACCTGAATCTTAA